In the Arachis hypogaea cultivar Tifrunner chromosome 20, arahy.Tifrunner.gnm2.J5K5, whole genome shotgun sequence genome, aatattcaccatctccatatccatcaatccaagagcattatgatcctatttatgaaaaccgagtgcatcaagaggcaagggatcatctcaaagaaacaatggatcgatttcaggcaaccactcaacaactagggcaagtattaattcaatgggcttctagacgcttaaatacacaaggatcggccacagccccatgtggacagtctagtgaagagcatagcataaaggagataccagaaactccagtggacaagacagagcatgaattcatactagaacaagtagaagaagctatcattgttcaagaagaagagttggttgaagacctaggagatgcagaacctccatgggaaagtcaagacatagagcctccttccaagacggttgtaattgatgctgaggagggtgtacaacctccaaagcatatcatagttgaagacttggaagaggttgatcaagagatggagattcaagaagaagaagcacaacctcccatgcccttggaaagcaatgaagagaagattgaattgaaagagagctaccaagaggaagaggttgaaattgaagaagcttgcaaagaagtggtagttatcagaaaagagcacaagggagtggagcttgcaatttcaataaaaatgcctccccctaagttgccatcatccttcacaacattcaagtgggtaaaattcatatcccgtagctttctaatcccacttgaatatgggctactggagacggatggtcaacttagagctctttgtggcattaagagtaagaggaagagggccagtggtaagaattgtcctgcaaggttcattatggttggaagctttaagtttgaacgcaaaggttggtgtagagctcaattgaatgggtctaggacgtTGTTTGGTAGCTGTAGTGAGAATTCAAATCACTTATCACCcagttggaaaaatacagatcccgacatggatgggtgtaaaagtaaagtttgggatcctggaatctgttctggcatttgtcaccctgggagcctaagaatctgtttgaggCTTCTTAAGGgttttacatgcttagtttgggatcccggaggacactggagatacaaacattggtggagattcctggatgagttcaagcacaagccaccataacaggaagctcatcaaatgtccaacttaaggactttaactaaaagtgctaggtgggagacaacccaccatggtatgatcgtcctttttcatttttatttagttttatttgtttttaaattttattttattttgttatattaaacctggagttttgcatcatattcatattaacactgcattctgcatcttttcagattaaaaaaaaaaaaaagcgagcacgcgacgcgactgcatcagcgacgcgtccgcgtcgcaaggagatgggagataatattaatatgaacagagagtttcgcaggagcagcgctggaggcgtgccaatggcacaaatcgacccacgcgaccgcgtcgctgacgcgaccgcgtcatatgggaataatggcctctcacgcgatcgcgtcaaccacgcggccgcgtgacctgaaaatcgacgtcaaccgggtgcatggccgaaagttgagctggagttgggctggacccgtgctagtagcacaagccctgccacgcgaacgcatcacccatgcgtccgcgtcatattggaaataaggccacccgcgcgatcgcgtcgaccacgcgaccgcgtcaccctggattttggcaataatgagttttgaacagagagttgtgcgaccatgaggctgcactcgcgccactagcacaaatcgagtcacgcgatcgcatgccccacgcgtccacgtcacccaaccttatcgcgcaccacgcgaccgcgtcaccagcgtcgcacaacctatccagattagtgccaactTTCTTATCCtttcttctccgaatccttattcttcttatcttttcttatttctttcttcttcctttcttattttctctcacttccattctattttatttaatttatttgcatactttcattcattacatatttttatttttctaaaattattattggtgttcaaatattcttattcaactgttacattttttctagtattttcttggtacttagtgacttgtttaattctaattgggtaatattatttaaatcaatgctaattttcataatactgatattccttttgcattgacatgaacttacgttgtctttcattacccactctcttccccattattgcaaattctgcaccactggtatgccatggcttctattgttttctcacttacatgttgaagcttccatgtaaatgagacccttatcatttggcattaacccatacttcttttattttcttatctctatttctgggttactcttcttccctttttctttcaggatggccacccggaatgGAAGCGGAAGAcattttacatggggagacagacaagtccatctgcacaatccttagagaaaagcaacagtcGAAACAAACCTATCCacctgcaaatctcagcatgcaccgaggacggtgcaatctttaagtgtggggaggtcgatatcgatcttcgtgggttagtactttcttttcaacaccaataatcttattttctttatttgttcattattgcatttgcatgtttgattgcatgattatttgattttcttgcatattttaccacttggttgaagtaatattttctttttcaagaaaatttttagaaaatttcactaatttgaataaaatttaatgttacacttgtttgaagagatattatactggaacatggtttagagctcgaacacacaaaacctgtgagattttgggcctatttgaattggttgcatttttcaaccaacattttattttttgatgtgtgtatttttctctctaaaattgtgatctttgtcttgcttaattctatatttccattatttgatgtatgcatacacttacattattgaggcctttgtttcactgagcttacatacccatatggccttacctttcattatcccttgcaaaccaattttgagcctattttacccctttgttctttattttagcacatcattaactctaagcggaaaacaataatgtccttaatttgaatccttagttagcttagactagtgagagtgcttatgatttaagtgtgggaaattgggtttggaaatatttggtttgagaattgagtatgttagaattttctaaaaatgtgaaagaaatgtttaggacatgttcatgcattcaataaaattgatcatatgcattgagaaaaacaaaagaaaaagaaaaaaaaaatatatatatatataaaagggagaaaaagaaaagaaaaagtgcaaataagagaaaggggacaaaatgccccaaagtaagtggtgaaagcaatgcatatgtactgtacttagaattagaatgcatgaatatgtgaaaaacatggttgatggatagttagattttgtactgtaattacatggattgtttaagttaggtggaaagtttaagttaattaaggattcagattttagtccacttggccaaatacaatcctacctttaccctaaccccattacaacccttaaaagacctcttgatatatgtatctgtgcattaaatttatgttgattgttagatgaagagcaagccttagaaagcaaggttagtagagaattgagagaatcgaaccttaaacacatgagtgattagagtgtatacacttccagtgagggttcgatgctcaattccttgttccctgctttcataagctattttcttcttgcaagtctatttgtacttcatttttatgatttgaattagtgaaatccagttcatattcgttcttaaaagatttgtttacttttaaccaagtaggtagaaacattttgcatgtagttacattcataggattgcatttcatactttctaccattcctcttcatctttatagcttctcttgagcttagcatgaggacatgctaatgtttaagtgtggggaggttgataaaccactatttcatggtttatcttgtgctcaattgagtggattttatcaactctttacccacttattcatactatttgcatggttttatatttccttcctgattatgtgctatgattgaaaacatgcttctttgatcttatatttgcttattattaatcctctcttattaccattagataccttgatatgtgtgttaagtgttttcagatattataaggcaaggATGGCTTGCAGTGatggatccagaaaattttttcAGTGAgggcaaaataataaaataataattcaaaataataacaaataatttagaATTCCATTCTTCTAGGtttcatattttgaaaagattgaatAATCTTTTCATTGTCAATACAATCAAATGTCTCTCTTTCTATGTATGTcactaaataatcatttaaaaattcatctccCATACAGTTACGAAGTCGACTCTTTATGATGTTCATAGCAGAAAAAGTTCTTTCAACTGATGCAGTTGCTACAGGCAAAACTAAAGCCAACTTTAAAAGAAGAAACACTAATGGATAAACAATATTCTTTCGAGTCTCAACCAACTTCTGAGAAAGAGCACCAATTCCATTTAAGTCCGAAAAATGATCATCAGAACGCACATCTAGTATGAAGTTCTCAAGTTGACTGTTAAGTGCCAAAAGTTGAGTGGAAGAAAATTCTAATGGATAAAATTGAGCTAACTAGATCAACTTCTCCTTATCAAATGCAAAAAATGAGTGTCTTGGATTCAAACAAGCTATGCAAAGAAGTAATTCAGTATTCACCTCTGTAAAACGATtattgagttcttgaagttgtctatcaactacttgatagaatatctcaacttgaaaatgatacaaatttgatatcttttgagCTTTGCGTCTTGATCTTCCTTGTGACACAAATATATCATCCATGATTGGAACAATAATATCATGTTTGTCACAAAACAGTGAGACTTCCTCAAGTAAAAGAGACCAACCATCATCTCTTATATTTTGCAATCGTTGCTTAGACACTTTAACTAATGCCATAGCATTTACAATATCTTGATCATTCCTTTGTAACGCCTGAGATAACTCATTAGTAACTCCCAAGATATTTTTCATCAAGTGTAAGTTGAAAATGAATTCAAAAGATTGAATGATATTCAATAAATGACATGCTTCAGCTCTTTGTTCTAAATTATTTCCATCTTCCTCAAAATATTCAAGAACATTAACTACagaaggaaataaagaaattaatctaAGTATAGTTCCATAGTGTGAACCCCATCTAGTGTCTCCAGCTCTTTTTAAAGCTGTTTCTTGATTCAAACCACGCCCACTAGAAATTTCTCCACTCTTTAATGCTTCAATTGTCTTAGTCATCTGACTATCACGAAGCATATCTCTTCGTTTACACGAAGCTCCAACAACATTGCACAAATTGGTTAACAAATTAAAAAGCAAAGCAATTTCAACTTATTTTCTTGCAACCGTTACAAGAGCTAACTGAAGTTGGTGGGCAAAGCAATGTACATAGAAAGCATAAGAATTTTCTTTCAATATCAAAGTTTTCAAACCATTAAATTCTCCTTGCATGTTACTTGCACCATCATATCCTTGTCCACGTACTCTTGATAAACTTAAATTATATGTTTCTAATAATGACTCCAATGCTAATTTTAGAGATAAAGCATTAGTATTAGAAACATGAACAAGACCAAGAAAATGCTCCCTAACTTGTCCTTCTTTGTTCACATACCTTAAGCAAACTGACATTTGCTCCTTAATGGAAATGTCGCGGGCTTCATCAACCAATACAGCAAATAATTCATCACCAAGATCATCAACAATGACTTTTGTCGTTTCCCTTGCAGCAGCTCTTACAATGTCTTTTTGGATTGAGGGTGCTATTAGTTTAAGATTTCCACGAGCATTTTTGAAAGCACGATCAATCTCTTCATTATGTTGCGCAAGAAAATTTAGAAGTTCCAAAAAATTTCCTTGGTTAACAGAATCATCCGTCTCATCATTACCACGAAAGGCCAATCCTTGTCGCAAAAGAAATCTAATACAATCAATTGTTGCTGTCAAGTGAATTTGATAATTCTTTTTAGCTTGCTCAGATTGTTTTTCAATAGCAGCAGTGATGTGTTGTTTTGGTCTCATAAGTGCTTCACATTTTCTCCAAGCCTGATTATGAGCGCTATCATGAATCCCAACATGAATTTGTagtctctccttttttttccaatttgaaaAGCCATTAGTTACAAAAGCATCACCACCTTCAGTCTCGGGTTTCATAAGATAACAACAAAGACAAAAAACAGCATCTTTTGATATACTATACTCTAACCAGTTGCCATAGTCATCAAACCAATTAGGATTAAATCTTCGAAAAGAAGAACCATAAGCAGTTTATGGAAAATCATGAGTCCTTGGTTGACAAGGACCTTTTTGCAAATATGCACATCTAACTTTGTCTCTGTCATTCGGGTGATAACTTGAAATATTTGGTCGTTGTCCTGGATCTGCTATAAGACTCTCTACTTCGAATTCTAAAAACCTCCTTTTATTAGAAGAGGTCGATGAATTATTTTGAGATCCAATCTCCAATGACAAGGTTCTTTTGAAATACTTCTCCATTACtaataagataaaattataaatctaagttaattaattaataaaaaagttcACAATtctacacaaattaaaaattataaatacaaaattgatGTACATATGTCATTTAAATAAATTTCCAAGTTAATATTACTTATAAGCCTGCCTATAAATGCCATCTAAGTCAATAAGGTAATATTACTCATTGAGTCATTGTTCAACATTAGTAGAATAGTAGTCCAGACTCCAGCAATAGAAATTGAGCATATAAACTTATTTCAAAGGCCCTGTAAACTTATTAGTCTTTATTTTTTCCCATCTTAAGCAAGTAGGAAAGACCAAAAGATGCAATTTTTATAtatcgaagaagaaaaaaaggagtACAGTGTAAATGAATAAAATTCAATCCCAATTCACaaattaacaaacaaattaatcCAAGAAGTGAATAAGTgaattaacaaacaaattaatcAAACTAAACTTGCAAAGTTGCAATTACATCAGAACAAATTCAATCAcaaattcaaaattaacaaactaactaaatcaaTTATCAAACAAATTAATCCAATTAGCAAATAAGTGAATAAACAGAATTGCAGATTGCTGAATCATGATTCATGAATGTACCAAGAAATA is a window encoding:
- the LOC112786037 gene encoding uncharacterized protein, whose translation is MKPETEGGDAFVTNGFSNWKKKERLQIHVGIHDSAHNQAWRKCEALMRPKQHITAAIEKQSEQAKKNYQIHLTATIDCIRFLLRQGLAFRGNDETDDSVNQGNFLELLNFLAQHNEEIDRAFKNARGNLKLIAPSIQKDIVRAAARETTKVIVDDLGDELFAVLVDEARDISIKEQMSVCLRYVNKEGQVREHFLGLVHVSNTNALSLKLALESLLETYNLSLSRVRGQGYDGASNMQGEFNGLKTLILKENSYAFYVHCFAHQLQLALVTVARK